A genomic region of Salinibacter pepae contains the following coding sequences:
- a CDS encoding glycosyltransferase: MPPSASQDLDLAHRDTRRTVQLDDYTRFLDRERIERIYEKAEALQHLHVVHVNSTFYGGGVAELLDDLTLLMNNVGITTGWRVIQGAPDFFSITKKMHNALQGGSIHLTDLKKKHYEDIVYKNAVRTHLDRHNMVVVHDPQPLPLIQHYHRNGPWIWQCHVDLSAPDRELWRYLQSFIEHYDGVVVSLDAYTQSLDTPQRTITPAIDPFAIKNKELSEAEINERLAHYDIPRDQPLVVQISRFDRWKDPEGVIEAFKKAHEEVDATLVLLGNVATDDPEGKEVYESLLDEETERIRILSVEDTALVNALQRRAAVVLQKSLREGFGLTVTEAMWKGSAVVGGNVGGIRHQIEDGENGFLVDSIDEAAARIVELIRNPGLRETLGMKARATVRERFLLPHMLEDYLDLFGGFETLYRLND, encoded by the coding sequence ATGCCGCCCAGCGCCTCCCAAGACCTCGACCTCGCCCACCGCGACACCCGCCGCACCGTCCAGCTGGACGACTACACCCGCTTCCTGGATCGGGAGCGGATTGAGCGCATCTACGAGAAGGCCGAGGCCCTGCAGCACCTCCACGTGGTCCACGTCAACTCCACGTTCTACGGCGGGGGCGTGGCCGAGCTGCTCGACGACCTCACGCTGCTGATGAACAACGTGGGCATCACCACGGGCTGGCGCGTCATCCAGGGGGCGCCCGACTTCTTCAGCATCACCAAGAAGATGCACAATGCCCTGCAGGGCGGCTCGATCCACCTGACCGACCTGAAGAAGAAGCACTACGAAGACATTGTCTACAAGAACGCAGTCCGTACCCACCTGGACCGGCACAACATGGTGGTCGTCCACGACCCCCAGCCGCTGCCCCTGATCCAGCACTACCACCGGAATGGCCCGTGGATCTGGCAGTGTCACGTGGACCTGTCGGCCCCCGACCGCGAGCTGTGGCGCTACCTGCAGTCGTTCATCGAGCACTACGACGGCGTGGTGGTGAGCCTCGACGCGTACACGCAGTCGCTCGACACGCCGCAGCGCACGATTACGCCCGCGATCGATCCCTTCGCGATTAAGAACAAGGAGCTGAGCGAGGCCGAGATCAACGAGCGCCTTGCCCACTACGACATTCCACGGGACCAGCCGCTCGTGGTCCAGATCTCGCGGTTCGACCGGTGGAAGGACCCCGAGGGCGTGATCGAGGCCTTTAAGAAGGCCCACGAGGAGGTCGACGCAACGCTCGTGCTGCTCGGCAACGTGGCCACCGACGACCCGGAGGGCAAGGAGGTGTACGAGTCGCTCCTCGACGAGGAAACCGAGCGCATTCGCATCTTGAGCGTAGAGGACACGGCCCTCGTCAACGCGCTGCAGCGGCGCGCGGCCGTCGTGCTGCAGAAGTCGCTCCGCGAGGGGTTCGGGCTCACCGTTACCGAGGCGATGTGGAAGGGCAGCGCCGTCGTCGGCGGCAACGTGGGCGGCATTCGCCACCAGATCGAGGATGGTGAGAATGGCTTTCTGGTCGACTCGATCGACGAGGCGGCCGCACGGATCGTGGAGCTCATTCGGAATCCCGGCCTCCGAGAGACGCTCGGCATGAAGGCCCGAGCGACCGTCCGCGAGCGGTTTCTGCTCCCGCACATGCTGGAGGACTACCTCGATCTCTTCGGCGGCTTCGAGACGCTCTACCGGCTGAACGATTGA
- a CDS encoding alkaline phosphatase family protein yields MKRILFVFLDGIGLGPAGPENPLSNDAGAAFRRLAGGAPWVRGLPKRAAPNRVVRPLDATLGMDGLPQSGTGQATLFTGVNCAERVGRHFGPYPHSATHDVLDHENLFHRVQALPAVPDGGVAFANAFPPQFFEAPSRRWTVTTRCCAGAGVPLRDQEALRARRAVPADLTAEGWRDALQLDVSPRTPADTAQALFDTHRSHVLTLFEFFHTDKVGHRRIDLAPGVLLERLNRFLGRLLELLDPTQDTLVVTSDHGNLEDTRHTQHTRNPVPLLACGWAAPHLADAHTLADVTPGIVAAFRTGLDGR; encoded by the coding sequence GTGAAGCGGATTCTATTCGTCTTTCTGGATGGGATCGGGCTGGGCCCGGCCGGACCGGAAAACCCGCTCTCGAACGACGCCGGCGCGGCCTTTCGGCGGCTGGCCGGCGGGGCGCCCTGGGTTCGGGGGCTCCCCAAGCGGGCCGCCCCCAACCGCGTCGTCCGCCCCCTCGACGCCACACTGGGGATGGACGGACTGCCCCAGAGCGGCACCGGACAGGCGACCCTCTTCACCGGCGTGAACTGTGCCGAGCGGGTGGGGCGCCACTTCGGGCCGTACCCTCACTCCGCCACCCACGACGTGCTGGACCACGAGAACCTCTTCCATCGCGTCCAGGCCTTGCCCGCGGTCCCCGACGGGGGCGTCGCGTTCGCGAACGCGTTTCCGCCCCAGTTCTTCGAGGCCCCGTCGCGGCGGTGGACCGTCACGACGCGCTGCTGCGCGGGGGCCGGCGTGCCGCTTCGCGACCAGGAGGCCCTGCGGGCCCGCCGGGCCGTGCCCGCCGACCTGACGGCGGAGGGGTGGCGGGACGCGCTCCAGCTCGACGTGTCCCCCCGCACCCCCGCCGACACTGCCCAGGCACTGTTCGACACCCACCGCAGTCACGTGCTCACGCTGTTCGAGTTCTTCCACACGGACAAGGTGGGGCACCGCCGAATTGACCTCGCCCCGGGCGTGCTCTTGGAGCGACTGAACCGCTTCCTGGGGCGGTTGCTCGAGCTCCTCGACCCCACCCAGGACACCCTCGTCGTGACGAGTGACCACGGCAACCTAGAGGACACCCGCCACACCCAGCACACCCGCAACCCCGTGCCGCTTCTGGCCTGCGGATGGGCCGCGCCGCACCTGGCCGATGCCCACACGCTGGCCGACGTGACCCCCGGCATCGTCGCGGCGTTCCGGACCGGACTCGACGGCCGGTGA
- a CDS encoding ABC transporter permease, translating into MPDRLSWSVAWRGLVRSKRLTALTLVVLSVSVILVIFLTALIDGLERDLVEETTGAIAHVLIEPREREPLALWNREQPAAPDDGLLYLGERTTLTSQKGAIDNWTRWTRLVDRFGPEIQGVSPAAEGQGFVIRGEKREAVRLYGIEPRRYDRLVPIQKNLVEGRFYELGPGEVAIGYKLAETMGVDTGDRLQVTTSAGTGRSMRIVGLFDTGFGGVDNAAVFMRLGDGQSLFGLGASVNAIGVEVHNVFQADRVAEQLQRQVPHAVTSWIADNERLLRALEGQGRSSDLIIFFTAVAAAFAIASILIVLVTNKLPEIGILKAMGATRRQIRTVFALQGALLSLVGGILGASVGALTVKLLSKIEGPPTASGRTEPLFPFELSPELVAGTVVGAVLIGFVASLVPALRASDVDPIEVIQNG; encoded by the coding sequence ATGCCCGATCGCCTCTCCTGGAGCGTCGCCTGGCGCGGGCTCGTGCGCTCGAAGCGCCTGACCGCCCTGACGCTGGTCGTGCTGTCGGTGAGCGTCATCCTCGTCATCTTTCTGACGGCCCTGATTGACGGGCTGGAGCGGGACCTCGTGGAGGAGACCACCGGGGCCATCGCCCACGTTCTCATCGAGCCCCGCGAGCGGGAGCCGCTCGCGCTATGGAATCGAGAGCAGCCCGCCGCGCCCGACGACGGGCTGCTCTACCTTGGCGAGCGGACGACGCTCACCAGCCAGAAGGGCGCCATCGACAACTGGACGCGCTGGACCCGCCTCGTAGACCGGTTCGGTCCCGAGATTCAGGGCGTCTCGCCGGCGGCCGAGGGCCAGGGGTTCGTCATCCGCGGCGAGAAACGAGAGGCCGTTCGCCTTTACGGCATCGAGCCGCGCCGCTACGACCGCCTGGTGCCGATTCAGAAAAACCTCGTCGAGGGACGGTTCTACGAGCTCGGGCCCGGCGAAGTCGCAATCGGATACAAGCTGGCCGAAACCATGGGCGTGGACACGGGCGATCGCCTGCAGGTGACCACATCGGCGGGCACGGGCCGCAGCATGCGGATCGTCGGCCTGTTCGACACGGGCTTCGGCGGGGTCGACAATGCGGCGGTCTTCATGCGGCTGGGAGACGGCCAGTCGCTGTTCGGCCTCGGGGCGTCGGTCAACGCCATCGGGGTCGAGGTCCACAATGTCTTTCAGGCCGATCGCGTGGCCGAGCAGCTTCAACGTCAGGTGCCCCACGCGGTCACCAGCTGGATCGCCGACAACGAACGGCTCCTGCGCGCCCTCGAAGGACAAGGGCGCTCCAGCGACCTGATTATCTTCTTTACCGCCGTCGCTGCCGCCTTCGCCATCGCCAGCATTCTGATTGTGCTGGTGACCAACAAGCTCCCGGAGATCGGCATCCTGAAGGCCATGGGCGCAACCCGCCGCCAGATTCGGACCGTCTTCGCGCTGCAGGGCGCCTTGCTGTCACTGGTGGGAGGCATTCTCGGGGCGTCGGTCGGGGCGCTGACCGTCAAGCTGCTGTCGAAAATCGAAGGCCCACCGACCGCCAGCGGCCGCACAGAGCCGCTCTTCCCGTTCGAACTCAGCCCCGAACTGGTCGCGGGCACCGTCGTGGGGGCCGTGCTCATTGGCTTCGTCGCGTCGCTGGTGCCGGCACTCCGTGCCTCCGACGTCGATCCCATCGAGGTGATTCAAAATGGATGA
- a CDS encoding phosphatase PAP2 family protein, giving the protein MKRAARVALISGSGFVTLAALWVYAPAWRRLDAAGLRWVHARTPAGLVPWAEALTHAGGLPVTIPIAVALAGVLWRRAHRPAAVVWGAGFLGGQIAVLGLKLVFNRTRPHAPDLLMQNLSFPSGHAFTAVVVYGALLYGGWIRWSAHWSRGLLALATGLLILATGWSRLVLRVHYPTDVVAGLLLGIAWLALLWMALHRWGAVGPEKLAVGAPEQTML; this is encoded by the coding sequence ATGAAACGCGCCGCACGGGTCGCCTTGATCAGTGGAAGCGGATTCGTGACGCTGGCTGCGCTGTGGGTGTACGCACCCGCCTGGCGCCGCCTCGATGCTGCAGGCCTCCGCTGGGTACACGCGCGGACGCCCGCGGGGCTCGTCCCCTGGGCCGAGGCGCTCACGCACGCGGGCGGCCTGCCCGTCACGATCCCGATCGCAGTGGCGCTGGCGGGCGTCCTGTGGCGCCGCGCCCACCGGCCTGCGGCGGTCGTTTGGGGAGCCGGGTTCCTCGGGGGACAAATTGCGGTTCTGGGCCTAAAGCTGGTTTTTAACCGCACGCGACCGCACGCCCCCGACCTGCTGATGCAAAACCTTAGCTTTCCGAGCGGCCACGCCTTCACCGCCGTCGTGGTGTATGGGGCGTTGTTGTATGGGGGCTGGATCCGATGGAGCGCGCACTGGAGCCGAGGGCTGCTCGCGCTGGCCACCGGCCTGCTGATCCTGGCGACCGGGTGGAGCCGGCTCGTGCTGCGCGTCCACTACCCGACCGATGTGGTGGCCGGGCTCCTGCTGGGCATCGCGTGGCTGGCGCTTTTGTGGATGGCGTTGCACCGCTGGGGCGCGGTGGGGCCGGAGAAGCTCGCGGTCGGTGCACCGGAGCAGACAATGCTCTAG
- a CDS encoding cation-translocating P-type ATPase has translation MSDPVASEPPTTDAASASKTAPWSAAPEAVLSALESTADGLTSEGAERRLDAEGPNRLREIEHRSVAAILWEQFKSLVVLLLVAAMGVSFLFGQTVEGLAIAAVLALNTAIGFFTEWRAVRSMEALQELGQMTARVRRDGRERTLPAEELVPGDIVQLRGGALVPADLRLIDADRLQVDESALTGESVPVDKDPAPVAPDAPLAERHSMAYKGTAVAKGRGTGLVVGTGMETELGAISAMVETAGQNDTPLEQKLDQLGRRLVWLTLAIAGAVAGTGLLAGRDLLLMVETGIALAVAAIPEGLPIVATVALAHGMWVMLRRNAYIRRLSAVETLGATTLICTDKTGTLTENRMTARRMVLAGETVDLEPLPEDTPGCLRDAIDVGVLCNGAEWSPGAPDQHRGDPLEVALLQLGAQAGRPREALLEDTPVVRTVEFNRETKMMATYHEKEAALRVAVKGAPEAVLEACDRVHTEDGSRPLDPDGRAEWLEKSDALAQDGLRVLALAQKTVGDAEASPYEGLGLLGLVGLLDPPREDVRPVIERCQEAGIRVVMVTGDHPETARTIAGAVGLRMNDHAVEQGRTFASIEALDEADRARLLRAAVFARVTPKQKLDLVDLYQASGQVVAMTGDGVNDAPALRSADIGVAMGQRGTDVAREAADMVLQDDALSSIVAAIRQGRIIFDNIRKFVVYLLSGNVGEILAVGAAAGVGFPLPLLPLQILYLNVLNDVFPALALGVGRGTGAVMDRPPRDPEEAVVTPYHWGLIGGYGVVIALTILGAFLAALQGVGMPVDQAVTVSFLTLSISRLLHVFNMRRPESGLLDNEISRTPHVWGALALCLGLLLLAVYWTPLATVLSVVPPGLNGWLLIGGASVVPLVLGQAYLGWRALWRSSA, from the coding sequence ATGAGTGACCCCGTCGCTTCCGAGCCTCCGACCACGGATGCGGCCTCTGCTTCGAAGACCGCGCCGTGGAGCGCGGCGCCGGAAGCGGTGCTTTCGGCACTGGAAAGCACGGCGGACGGGCTCACGTCGGAGGGGGCCGAGCGGCGGCTGGACGCGGAGGGGCCCAACCGCCTGCGCGAGATTGAGCATCGGAGCGTGGCGGCCATCCTGTGGGAGCAGTTCAAGAGCCTCGTCGTGCTGCTTCTGGTCGCCGCGATGGGCGTCTCGTTCCTGTTCGGGCAGACCGTCGAGGGGCTGGCCATCGCCGCCGTGCTCGCCCTCAACACGGCCATCGGCTTTTTCACCGAATGGCGGGCCGTACGGTCGATGGAGGCCCTCCAGGAACTCGGGCAGATGACCGCCCGCGTGCGCCGGGACGGGCGGGAGCGGACCCTCCCGGCCGAGGAGCTCGTGCCGGGCGACATTGTGCAGCTCCGGGGCGGGGCCCTCGTGCCCGCCGACCTCCGGCTGATCGACGCCGACCGGCTACAGGTCGACGAGTCGGCCCTCACCGGCGAGTCGGTGCCGGTCGACAAGGACCCGGCCCCAGTGGCCCCCGACGCGCCCCTCGCCGAACGGCACAGCATGGCCTACAAGGGCACGGCGGTCGCAAAGGGACGCGGAACGGGACTCGTGGTGGGGACGGGCATGGAGACAGAACTCGGGGCCATCTCCGCCATGGTGGAGACGGCCGGGCAGAACGACACGCCGCTCGAGCAGAAGCTCGACCAGCTGGGGCGGCGGCTCGTGTGGCTTACCCTCGCCATCGCCGGGGCCGTCGCCGGCACGGGCCTGCTGGCCGGCCGCGACCTGCTTCTGATGGTCGAAACGGGGATCGCCCTCGCGGTGGCGGCCATTCCCGAGGGCCTGCCCATCGTCGCCACCGTCGCACTGGCCCACGGCATGTGGGTCATGCTCCGGCGCAACGCGTACATCCGCCGCCTCTCCGCCGTCGAGACGCTCGGGGCCACCACGCTCATTTGCACCGACAAGACCGGCACCCTCACCGAAAACCGGATGACCGCGCGCCGCATGGTACTCGCGGGCGAGACGGTAGACCTGGAGCCGCTTCCTGAGGACACACCGGGGTGCCTCCGCGACGCCATCGACGTGGGCGTCCTCTGCAACGGCGCCGAGTGGTCCCCGGGCGCCCCCGATCAGCACCGCGGGGACCCGCTGGAGGTGGCCCTCCTGCAGCTCGGGGCACAGGCCGGGCGGCCCCGCGAGGCCCTTCTCGAGGACACTCCGGTCGTCCGGACGGTCGAGTTCAACCGGGAGACGAAGATGATGGCGACCTACCACGAGAAAGAGGCGGCGCTCCGGGTGGCGGTGAAGGGGGCGCCCGAGGCCGTCCTTGAGGCCTGCGACCGCGTGCACACCGAGGACGGTTCTCGGCCCCTCGATCCAGACGGACGCGCAGAGTGGCTTGAAAAAAGCGACGCCCTCGCCCAAGACGGCCTGCGCGTGCTCGCCCTCGCCCAAAAGACCGTGGGCGACGCCGAGGCCTCCCCGTACGAGGGGCTGGGCCTGCTCGGGCTGGTCGGGCTCCTGGACCCGCCGCGCGAGGACGTGCGCCCTGTGATTGAACGGTGTCAGGAGGCCGGCATCCGCGTCGTCATGGTCACGGGTGACCATCCGGAGACGGCCCGCACCATTGCCGGGGCCGTGGGGCTGCGGATGAACGATCACGCCGTAGAGCAGGGGAGGACGTTCGCATCGATCGAGGCCCTGGACGAGGCCGACCGGGCCCGCCTGCTCCGGGCCGCCGTCTTCGCACGGGTGACCCCGAAACAGAAGCTCGACCTGGTCGACCTGTACCAGGCGTCCGGGCAGGTGGTGGCCATGACGGGCGACGGCGTGAACGACGCTCCCGCCCTCCGCAGCGCCGACATTGGGGTCGCAATGGGGCAGCGCGGCACGGACGTGGCCCGCGAGGCGGCGGACATGGTTCTGCAGGACGATGCCTTGTCCTCCATCGTGGCGGCCATCAGGCAGGGCCGGATCATTTTCGACAACATCCGCAAGTTTGTCGTCTACCTCCTCTCCGGCAACGTGGGGGAAATCCTGGCCGTAGGAGCGGCCGCCGGGGTCGGCTTTCCGCTCCCCCTCCTCCCCCTACAGATTCTCTACCTGAACGTCCTGAACGACGTTTTTCCCGCTCTGGCCCTGGGCGTGGGACGCGGCACCGGGGCGGTGATGGACCGGCCGCCGCGCGACCCAGAAGAGGCAGTGGTGACGCCGTATCACTGGGGCCTCATCGGCGGCTACGGCGTCGTCATCGCCCTTACGATCCTCGGCGCCTTCCTCGCCGCCCTGCAGGGGGTCGGGATGCCCGTCGACCAGGCGGTCACCGTCTCGTTCCTCACGCTCTCCATCAGCCGGCTGCTACACGTCTTCAACATGCGACGCCCAGAGAGCGGCCTCCTCGACAACGAAATCTCACGCACGCCCCACGTGTGGGGGGCGCTCGCCCTGTGTCTCGGGTTGCTCCTGCTGGCCGTCTACTGGACGCCGCTGGCGACCGTCCTGTCGGTGGTGCCGCCGGGCCTCAACGGCTGGCTCTTGATTGGGGGCGCGAGCGTCGTGCCGCTCGTTCTGGGACAGGCGTACCTGGGCTGGCGGGCCCTCTGGAGGTCCTCGGCGTAG
- a CDS encoding ABC transporter ATP-binding protein, protein MDDVTDEQRSGPTSEAEDAILRLDDIRKTYTNGVDEEVLFGVDLKLRTGDFAVLVGKSGSGKTTLLNIIGLLDTPTAGRLFLDDRETSTLDEDERAQLRREYIGFIFQFHHLLSDFNVLENVLMPCRIRGKEHEEAAHDRAVEMLQMVGLGEKIQTPVNELSGGQQQRVATVRAFANDPTVVLADEPTGSLDSETSRSVMDLMRDINRETGTAFLMVTHDPELTDYADRVVELQDGRIVGNEG, encoded by the coding sequence ATGGATGACGTGACCGACGAACAGCGCTCCGGACCGACCTCTGAAGCCGAGGACGCAATTCTGCGCCTCGACGACATCCGGAAGACTTATACCAATGGGGTCGACGAGGAGGTGCTGTTCGGTGTCGATCTCAAGCTGCGGACCGGCGACTTTGCTGTGCTGGTGGGGAAGAGTGGGTCGGGCAAAACAACCCTGCTGAACATCATCGGCCTCCTCGATACCCCGACCGCCGGGCGGCTCTTCCTCGACGACCGCGAGACCTCGACGCTCGACGAAGACGAGCGGGCACAGCTCCGCCGGGAGTACATCGGGTTTATCTTTCAGTTTCACCATCTCCTCTCCGACTTCAACGTCCTCGAGAACGTCCTGATGCCGTGTCGCATCCGCGGGAAAGAGCATGAGGAGGCGGCCCACGACCGGGCCGTCGAGATGCTTCAGATGGTGGGCCTTGGGGAGAAGATCCAGACCCCTGTCAACGAGCTCTCCGGGGGCCAGCAGCAACGCGTTGCCACGGTTCGCGCCTTCGCCAACGACCCGACGGTCGTGCTGGCCGACGAGCCAACCGGCAGCCTCGATTCGGAGACCTCACGGTCGGTCATGGATTTGATGCGGGACATCAACCGCGAGACGGGCACCGCCTTCCTAATGGTGACCCACGATCCCGAGCTTACCGACTACGCCGACCGCGTCGTCGAACTCCAGGACGGCCGCATTGTCGGCAACGAGGGGTAG
- a CDS encoding SLC13 family permease: protein MPSVSAGALLVFLIILAALILFVTEPVPVDVTALGVMVTLMVLRPWTGISPSEGVSGFSNAATITILAMMILSEGVRRTGVIQRIQSIVSSYTGANVHKQLGATIGLAGPLSGIINNTAAVAILLPMVSDLAHENRTSPSKLLLPLSYASMAGGMLTLIGTSTNLLASSISGELIGQSFSMFEFTHLGLIVFGACALYLLTVGYWLAPSHVIPRSERESTRQDVFLTEVTVGDESPFVGQALEEALDRVDFEANVTQLIRDGGHRREPPLSTTIQAGDAFTIRLTEDALRTLFDVDGIDLVPDVATEADLQTLGPDETLVEIVVTSGSDLVGETIASAGLQDFYRAAVLALRRGAEIAHERLTDFALRPGDVLLIESKAETVDRLANDPNVLVAGELELQRFRSAKLPLAVGTVLAVVGLAAFGVLPIMVAALGGVVVMIATGVVKAAEAYEAVQWDVIFLLAGVIPLGKALSKTGGAELLGALLVSSADVLPTVLVLGLFYLLTALMTNLISNQASVVLLLPVAVDVATRLGANPFAFVLTVTFAASTAFMSPVGYQTNLFVYGPGGYDFGDYVRVGGPLQLLLAVVTTLGIVAFWGL, encoded by the coding sequence ATGCCGTCCGTGAGCGCAGGCGCGCTTCTCGTGTTTCTGATCATTCTCGCGGCGCTGATCCTGTTTGTCACGGAGCCGGTGCCGGTTGACGTGACGGCCCTCGGCGTCATGGTGACGCTCATGGTGCTGAGGCCGTGGACGGGCATCTCGCCGAGCGAGGGGGTGTCCGGCTTCTCGAATGCCGCCACCATTACCATCCTCGCCATGATGATTTTGAGCGAGGGCGTGCGCCGAACCGGCGTGATCCAGCGGATTCAATCCATCGTTTCGTCCTACACCGGCGCGAACGTCCACAAGCAGCTCGGGGCGACGATCGGTCTCGCGGGTCCGCTCTCAGGCATCATCAACAACACCGCGGCGGTCGCCATTCTGCTGCCGATGGTAAGCGACCTCGCCCACGAGAACCGCACCTCGCCGTCGAAGCTCCTCCTGCCGCTGTCCTACGCGTCGATGGCGGGGGGCATGCTTACGCTCATCGGCACGTCTACCAACCTGCTGGCCAGCAGCATTTCCGGGGAGCTCATCGGGCAGTCCTTTTCGATGTTTGAGTTCACGCACCTCGGCCTCATCGTTTTCGGGGCCTGTGCCCTCTACCTGCTTACCGTGGGGTACTGGCTCGCGCCGTCTCACGTCATCCCCCGCAGCGAACGGGAATCGACGCGGCAAGACGTTTTTCTCACGGAGGTCACCGTCGGGGACGAGTCGCCCTTCGTGGGACAGGCGCTGGAGGAAGCGCTCGACCGGGTCGACTTTGAGGCCAATGTGACCCAGCTCATTCGCGACGGGGGGCACCGGCGGGAGCCTCCGCTCTCGACGACGATCCAGGCCGGGGATGCCTTCACGATCCGGCTCACCGAGGACGCGCTTCGCACCCTCTTCGACGTGGACGGAATCGACCTCGTGCCCGACGTGGCGACGGAAGCGGACCTGCAGACCCTGGGGCCCGACGAGACGCTCGTCGAGATCGTCGTCACGTCGGGGTCGGACCTCGTCGGGGAAACGATCGCGTCGGCGGGGCTTCAGGACTTCTATCGGGCGGCGGTCCTCGCCCTCCGACGCGGGGCCGAGATCGCCCACGAGCGCCTCACCGACTTCGCGCTGCGGCCGGGCGACGTGCTCCTCATCGAGTCGAAGGCCGAGACCGTCGACCGGCTGGCGAACGACCCGAACGTGCTCGTGGCGGGGGAGCTCGAGCTTCAGCGCTTCCGCTCGGCAAAGCTGCCCCTCGCGGTCGGGACCGTCCTGGCGGTGGTAGGACTGGCCGCGTTCGGGGTCCTGCCGATCATGGTGGCGGCGCTCGGCGGGGTCGTCGTCATGATCGCAACCGGGGTCGTCAAGGCGGCCGAGGCCTACGAGGCGGTGCAGTGGGACGTGATCTTCCTGCTCGCGGGCGTCATTCCGCTGGGGAAGGCCCTGTCCAAAACCGGCGGGGCCGAACTCCTGGGCGCGCTCCTGGTGTCGAGCGCCGACGTTCTGCCCACCGTCCTGGTGCTGGGGCTCTTTTATCTGCTGACGGCGCTCATGACGAACCTCATCAGCAACCAGGCCAGTGTGGTGCTCCTCCTGCCCGTGGCGGTGGACGTGGCGACTCGCCTCGGGGCCAATCCCTTTGCATTCGTCCTCACGGTCACGTTTGCCGCCAGCACCGCGTTCATGTCCCCGGTCGGCTACCAGACGAACCTGTTCGTCTACGGACCCGGCGGGTATGATTTTGGGGACTACGTTCGCGTCGGCGGCCCGCTTCAGCTCCTCCTGGCTGTGGTCACGACGCTCGGCATCGTCGCTTTTTGGGGGCTCTAG